A genomic segment from Rubrobacter tropicus encodes:
- a CDS encoding carbohydrate kinase family protein, which produces MGKIVTLGEVVSDIYRGEELSDVELGFVARPGGAPANVAVAASRLGAEAAFVGGVGQDLFGDFILRALESEGVETAGVRRQKQPTRTSLAFVEISEDGDREFTFYRSSPAADELLSPEDITEDLVSGASFVNFGSIPLIREPVRSATRRIAELAREHDVPVAFDVNFREHLWEGREAAREAVDPLLDLSTIVKLGDGELEPLLGTDDAEEATKTLLDRGVLLVLISKGPDGAYYATRDFSGEVPTFDVGEIIDATGAGDAFLAATLVHLSDGPLDEEERVREATLRGCAAGALACTDFGAMRALPTKDELDELISKG; this is translated from the coding sequence TTGGGGAAGATAGTTACGCTCGGCGAGGTAGTCTCGGACATCTACAGGGGGGAGGAGCTGTCGGATGTCGAGCTCGGCTTCGTCGCCCGGCCCGGCGGGGCGCCGGCGAACGTCGCGGTCGCCGCCTCCAGGCTCGGGGCTGAGGCCGCCTTCGTCGGCGGCGTGGGCCAGGACCTTTTCGGGGACTTCATCCTGCGGGCGCTCGAGTCCGAAGGCGTCGAAACGGCCGGCGTCCGGCGCCAGAAGCAGCCGACCCGCACCTCGCTCGCCTTCGTCGAGATAAGCGAAGACGGGGACAGGGAGTTCACCTTCTACCGTTCCAGCCCCGCGGCGGACGAGCTTCTATCGCCCGAGGACATAACCGAAGACCTCGTCTCCGGCGCCTCCTTCGTGAACTTCGGGAGCATACCCCTGATCCGGGAGCCCGTCCGCTCCGCCACCCGCCGCATCGCCGAGCTGGCCCGCGAACACGACGTCCCGGTCGCATTCGACGTCAACTTCCGCGAGCACCTGTGGGAGGGCCGCGAGGCCGCCCGCGAGGCCGTCGACCCGTTGCTGGACTTATCCACCATCGTGAAGCTCGGCGACGGCGAGCTCGAGCCGCTTCTCGGCACGGACGACGCCGAAGAGGCCACGAAGACGCTGCTCGACCGCGGCGTCCTGCTGGTCCTGATCAGCAAAGGCCCGGACGGCGCCTACTACGCGACCCGCGACTTTAGCGGGGAGGTCCCGACCTTCGACGTCGGGGAGATCATCGACGCGACCGGCGCCGGTGACGCCTTTCTCGCCGCCACCCTGGTCCACCTCTCTGACGGCCCCCTGGACGAAGAAGAACGCGTCCGCGAGGCGACGCTCCGAGGCTGCGCGGCCGGCGCCCTCGCCTGCACGGACTTCGGCGCCATGCGAGCCCTCCCCACAAAAGACGAACTCGACGAGCTCATATCGAAGGGCTGA
- a CDS encoding type I phosphomannose isomerase catalytic subunit yields the protein MESYPIKLTYHVREYSFGERLIPEKLGKENLPDGVVAETWEISDYRDTTGTVTNGPYAGRTLHDLAGEFPDELVGQGWRGPHFPILFKFLDASHMLPVHLHPDDETARTKHGEPHGKSEAWHILWAEPGASILAGIKEGFSRDDLFDAFKRQDYDAVMPRYGIRTGDTVYVPGGILHTFGPGTLICEVQQTSDLGQFVMPEDLYGNRLDEDQWNANIEATLDELKTDFMPRPNPGLALEDGTNRRVFCCAGPHFALERWTLREAHSAPSRPDRSLILSNVGEGSVQLRYGGGVGSLGRAESCILPAAIGEVGVVPDGEASVVVCYVPDLEKDVVGPLREAGHSDGEIRGLGEVEV from the coding sequence ATGGAATCCTACCCCATAAAGCTGACCTACCACGTGCGCGAGTATTCCTTCGGGGAGCGGCTCATACCGGAGAAGCTCGGCAAGGAGAACCTGCCCGACGGCGTGGTCGCGGAGACGTGGGAGATCAGCGACTACCGCGACACCACGGGGACCGTTACGAACGGCCCCTACGCCGGCAGGACCCTCCATGACCTGGCCGGGGAGTTCCCGGACGAACTCGTGGGACAGGGCTGGCGCGGGCCGCACTTCCCGATCCTGTTCAAGTTCCTCGACGCCTCGCACATGCTCCCCGTCCACCTCCACCCGGACGACGAGACAGCGAGGACCAAACACGGCGAGCCGCACGGCAAGAGCGAGGCCTGGCACATCCTCTGGGCCGAGCCCGGCGCTTCGATCCTGGCCGGCATAAAAGAAGGCTTCTCCAGGGACGACCTCTTCGACGCCTTCAAACGCCAGGACTACGACGCCGTGATGCCGCGGTACGGCATCCGGACCGGCGACACGGTGTACGTGCCTGGCGGGATCCTCCACACCTTCGGCCCCGGGACCCTGATCTGCGAGGTCCAGCAGACCTCCGACCTCGGCCAGTTCGTCATGCCCGAAGACCTATACGGCAACCGCCTGGACGAAGACCAGTGGAACGCCAACATCGAAGCCACCCTGGACGAGCTGAAGACGGACTTCATGCCCCGCCCGAACCCCGGCCTCGCGCTGGAGGACGGGACGAACCGGAGGGTTTTCTGCTGCGCCGGGCCGCACTTCGCCCTGGAGCGTTGGACGCTCCGGGAGGCCCACAGCGCGCCGTCCCGTCCGGATCGCTCTCTCATCCTCTCGAACGTTGGGGAGGGCAGCGTGCAGCTCCGGTACGGGGGCGGGGTCGGGTCGCTCGGGCGGGCCGAGAGTTGCATCCTGCCGGCCGCGATCGGGGAGGTCGGGGTCGTCCCCGACGGGGAGGCGAGCGTGGTGGTTTGTTACGTTCCCGATCTGGAGAAGGACGTCGTCGGGCCGTTGCGGGAGGCGGGGCACTCGGACGGGGAGATCCGGGGCCTCGGCGAGGTGGAAGTCTAA
- a CDS encoding extracellular solute-binding protein gives MDRWVVRVAGLAVVVALVYGCGGGGGLLTLDRIGREDAPNTMTVQLNNSYTHQSSTPSWADGFERLFTRFAEDHPDWRLDLKIVPDEQSTQAQARLLEQARAGRAPDCANVDSFVVAQFIEQDALQPMDEHFEQNDIDGLFPFVKDVVVGDDGRLYAYWWATDLRLLYRRTDLVPEAPRTWDELIQAAKEAEQKDQKVDGYLFNGGRWEGTVFDNLAHFWSQGGELVDDQGRPIFNEGQNREYMLNTVKFLKETVDSGASPKRVATIKDYSEFESAAQAGTVAMFQGGDFQYPPLKETLPPEEFKKWEVSFIPTMNRNDPQRTGTGGWTMGAFSDDPKKVEMCAEFTKEVFVGAGNQVTGQLPTNPEIFNTEDRFQDPIYDTFREGLKEGEARPGVPVYPEISNQLQIAIGTVLTGEATPEEALDNAAEASMNAYEQQSN, from the coding sequence ATGGATCGTTGGGTCGTCCGGGTCGCCGGGCTAGCCGTCGTCGTGGCCCTGGTCTACGGTTGCGGGGGTGGCGGCGGTCTGCTGACGCTGGATCGCATAGGCAGGGAAGACGCCCCGAACACGATGACGGTGCAGCTAAACAACAGCTACACGCACCAGTCCTCCACGCCGAGCTGGGCGGACGGGTTCGAGAGGCTCTTCACCAGGTTCGCCGAGGACCACCCGGACTGGCGGTTGGACCTGAAGATCGTCCCGGACGAGCAAAGCACCCAGGCGCAGGCGCGCCTCCTGGAGCAGGCCAGGGCCGGGCGGGCGCCCGACTGCGCGAACGTGGACTCCTTCGTGGTCGCGCAGTTCATCGAGCAGGACGCCCTGCAGCCCATGGACGAGCACTTCGAGCAGAACGATATAGACGGCCTCTTTCCCTTCGTCAAGGACGTGGTCGTCGGGGACGACGGCAGGCTGTACGCGTACTGGTGGGCGACGGACCTGAGGCTCCTGTACCGCAGGACCGACCTCGTCCCCGAGGCCCCGAGGACCTGGGACGAGCTCATCCAGGCCGCCAAGGAGGCCGAGCAGAAGGACCAGAAGGTGGACGGCTACCTCTTCAACGGCGGGCGTTGGGAGGGGACCGTCTTCGACAACCTGGCCCACTTCTGGAGCCAGGGCGGCGAGCTGGTCGACGATCAGGGCAGGCCCATCTTCAACGAGGGACAGAACCGCGAGTACATGCTCAACACCGTAAAGTTCCTCAAGGAGACCGTGGATTCCGGCGCCTCGCCCAAGCGGGTGGCCACCATAAAGGACTACAGCGAGTTCGAGTCCGCGGCGCAGGCCGGGACGGTCGCGATGTTCCAGGGCGGGGACTTCCAGTACCCGCCGCTCAAGGAGACGCTGCCCCCCGAGGAGTTCAAGAAGTGGGAGGTCTCCTTTATCCCGACTATGAACCGGAACGATCCCCAGAGGACCGGCACCGGCGGCTGGACGATGGGCGCCTTCTCAGACGATCCGAAGAAGGTGGAGATGTGCGCCGAGTTCACCAAGGAGGTCTTCGTCGGCGCGGGGAACCAGGTCACGGGCCAGTTGCCGACCAACCCGGAGATCTTCAACACCGAAGACAGGTTCCAGGACCCGATCTACGACACCTTCCGCGAGGGGCTGAAGGAGGGCGAGGCCAGGCCCGGCGTCCCCGTCTACCCTGAGATCTCCAACCAGCTCCAGATCGCCATCGGCACCGTCCTGACCGGCGAGGCGACGCCCGAAGAGGCCCTCGATAACGCCGCGGAGGCCTCGATGAACGCCTACGAGCAACAGAGCAACTAG
- a CDS encoding carbohydrate ABC transporter permease: MTPATKRRFSPRGLMGENRPTLWLAPLLAVVTLFYLYPAFEVLRYSITNASLLDPDYEYTLETFTRVLGDPVLYKVLRTTAIFVVASIVLQLLFGLVIAVAVNRASKRRLPGMVFMRSLVLSAWVMPGVVIGIVWAIILNDADYGLANLLLGTVGLGSVPWLSTPNTALMSVIIANVWRGTAFSMILQYAGLQSIPEELYEAAEVDGAGTLQSFWYITLPQLRPILMINIILITIFTLNTFDMILPLTGGGPGQATEVLVLRTYNVIFQNFSLAGGSVLAVAMLAIAMALTLIYQRLLRSEGSL; the protein is encoded by the coding sequence ATGACGCCAGCTACCAAGAGAAGGTTCTCGCCGCGGGGGCTTATGGGCGAGAACCGCCCGACGCTCTGGTTGGCGCCGCTCCTCGCCGTCGTCACGCTCTTCTACCTGTACCCGGCCTTCGAGGTGCTCCGCTACAGCATCACCAACGCCTCGCTCCTCGATCCGGACTACGAGTACACGCTGGAGACCTTCACGCGGGTCCTTGGCGACCCGGTCCTGTACAAGGTGTTGCGCACCACGGCGATCTTCGTCGTCGCCAGCATAGTGTTGCAGCTTCTCTTCGGGCTCGTGATAGCGGTCGCCGTCAACCGGGCGAGCAAGCGGCGCCTGCCCGGCATGGTCTTTATGCGCTCTTTGGTCCTCTCGGCGTGGGTGATGCCGGGCGTCGTCATCGGCATCGTGTGGGCGATCATCCTCAACGACGCCGACTACGGGCTCGCCAACCTGCTCCTCGGCACGGTCGGCCTCGGCAGCGTGCCGTGGCTCTCGACGCCGAACACCGCGTTGATGTCGGTGATCATCGCCAACGTCTGGCGGGGGACTGCTTTCAGCATGATCCTGCAGTACGCCGGTCTCCAGTCCATCCCGGAGGAGCTGTACGAGGCGGCCGAGGTGGACGGTGCCGGCACACTCCAGTCGTTCTGGTACATCACGCTACCGCAGCTACGGCCCATACTCATGATCAACATAATCCTAATCACCATCTTTACCCTGAACACGTTCGATATGATCCTGCCGCTCACCGGCGGCGGGCCAGGCCAGGCGACGGAGGTACTCGTCCTTAGGACCTACAACGTCATCTTCCAGAACTTCAGCCTCGCCGGCGGCTCTGTGCTCGCCGTGGCGATGCTCGCCATAGCCATGGCCCTCACCCTTATCTACCAGCGCCTCCTGCGCTCGGAGGGGTCGCTGTGA
- a CDS encoding carbohydrate ABC transporter permease yields the protein MKSRKAQNRLGDAMTYLVFLFALLFFGGPLLWLLSLSIRTQQEIFITSLRLIPEDPTFENYTEVLYTAQFSVFLINSLKLALAGSIGALVVSAPAAYAFSRLTFRGNKLFLVGVLGLQMISPLVVVIPLYRYFDRLNLVDSHFSTAMVYIAILIPLATWMLKGFFDGVPPALDEAAMVDGCTRFGAFRRVTLPLILPGLTSTFVLTAILAWGEFVVPYVLLSEPSLFPISIGILNFQGNYASNSTNVLAAGGVLAMLPAIATFVILQRFIVRALTSGAIKG from the coding sequence GTGAAAAGCCGCAAAGCCCAGAACCGCCTCGGCGACGCCATGACCTACCTGGTCTTCCTCTTCGCGCTGCTCTTCTTCGGCGGGCCGCTTCTGTGGCTGCTCTCGCTCTCGATAAGGACGCAGCAGGAGATCTTCATAACCTCCCTGCGCCTGATTCCCGAGGACCCAACCTTCGAGAACTACACCGAGGTGCTCTACACCGCCCAGTTCTCCGTCTTCCTTATCAACTCGCTCAAGCTCGCCCTCGCCGGGAGCATAGGGGCGCTGGTGGTTTCGGCGCCCGCGGCGTACGCCTTCTCCCGCCTGACCTTCCGCGGCAACAAGCTCTTCCTCGTCGGGGTGCTCGGGCTGCAGATGATCTCGCCGCTCGTGGTCGTCATCCCGCTCTACCGCTACTTCGACCGGCTGAACCTGGTCGACTCGCACTTCAGCACCGCGATGGTCTACATCGCCATCCTGATACCGCTCGCGACCTGGATGCTCAAGGGCTTCTTCGACGGCGTCCCCCCCGCCCTCGACGAGGCGGCGATGGTGGACGGCTGCACCCGCTTCGGCGCGTTCCGGCGGGTAACGCTGCCCCTGATCCTGCCGGGCCTCACCTCCACGTTCGTCCTGACCGCCATCCTGGCCTGGGGCGAGTTCGTAGTGCCCTACGTGCTCCTCAGCGAACCATCCCTCTTCCCCATCTCCATCGGCATCTTGAATTTCCAGGGCAACTACGCGTCCAACTCCACGAACGTCCTCGCCGCGGGCGGAGTGCTGGCGATGCTGCCCGCCATCGCCACCTTCGTCATCCTGCAACGCTTTATAGTTCGCGCCCTGACCTCGGGGGCCATTAAAGGCTAG
- a CDS encoding glycoside hydrolase family 38 N-terminal domain-containing protein codes for MIVHMIGNAHIDPVWLWRWQAGVDEALASFRSAADRCDEYPEFVYTRGEAWLFEQVEKIDPELFERVWRHVKEGRWHITGGQYLQPDLNAPTEIGLRRQILRGRRYFEQCFGVSPKVGYNVDSFGHPATLPDILADFGYEGYVFHRPAAHQVELPAQTFRWRGSGGGEVIGFRIAPAYVTRTDDLYGQITIALDAADRNLGHTMCFYGVGNHGGGPTKGNIEYILKNRHSFPDAELRFSTPQAFFDAISDRREDLPVVTEELQRTFPGCYSVMHDVKQEQRLGEHLLDQSERIVENLVEDENEKRDLLGRIDVAWDDLLFTAFHDILAGTSIPAAWRSVRAMQGRARIVGEEVAVEATRRWARRALPPVNQQQIVVLNPDEGPWEGLVEHEPYLDFDAWGNRWLSDTGGGPVDFQLIQPEAGAHVERMIFPASIPARGHAQILVRDDEPPALWKPLTDLEASPDHISNAHLRADLDNSGIRALTVDGRNPLGGGGMRLHLREDHTDTWTFHTNRFDGPVSGVFEGEGWVVEESGPLRARVRLDGTLGGSRVRWTLTLHRDDARLRVGIEVNFNERFELLQMPVHLADPPARRTDGLAGGQVDRAPGPTEWPVQGWSRVDVAGGQLALVTADAYSLSGDGDLWQWTLLRSPRMAWGGGEPLVYGGRDWHTDQGPHAFEFVLLTGESLDEIALRATARQQAQPPILFDRYEGMDRPPWGNSPPRGLWLEAEERAFADGRLPELKDSFEAGAARPLFEKTEQDREG; via the coding sequence TTGATAGTTCACATGATCGGCAACGCGCATATCGACCCGGTCTGGCTGTGGCGCTGGCAGGCGGGGGTGGACGAGGCGCTCGCCTCTTTCCGCTCGGCGGCCGACCGCTGCGACGAGTACCCGGAGTTCGTCTACACCCGCGGGGAGGCGTGGCTCTTCGAGCAGGTCGAGAAGATAGACCCGGAGTTATTCGAGCGGGTATGGCGCCACGTAAAGGAAGGACGCTGGCACATCACAGGCGGCCAGTACCTCCAGCCGGACCTCAACGCGCCGACGGAGATCGGGTTGCGGCGTCAGATCCTGCGCGGCCGGCGCTACTTCGAGCAATGTTTCGGCGTGAGCCCGAAAGTCGGCTACAACGTGGACTCCTTCGGCCACCCGGCTACTCTGCCGGACATACTCGCGGACTTCGGGTACGAGGGGTACGTCTTCCACCGTCCGGCGGCGCACCAGGTCGAGCTTCCGGCGCAGACGTTCCGGTGGCGGGGGAGCGGCGGCGGGGAGGTGATCGGGTTCAGGATAGCGCCAGCCTACGTAACCCGGACCGACGACCTGTACGGCCAGATCACCATAGCCCTCGACGCCGCGGACCGGAACCTCGGACATACTATGTGCTTCTACGGCGTCGGCAACCACGGCGGCGGCCCGACGAAGGGCAACATCGAGTACATCCTAAAAAATCGGCACTCCTTCCCAGACGCCGAGCTTCGCTTCTCCACACCCCAGGCCTTCTTCGACGCGATATCCGACCGTCGCGAAGACCTGCCGGTCGTTACCGAGGAACTCCAGCGCACCTTCCCCGGCTGCTACAGCGTGATGCACGACGTAAAACAGGAGCAACGCCTCGGCGAGCACCTACTCGACCAGTCGGAGCGGATCGTTGAGAACCTGGTCGAAGACGAAAACGAGAAGCGGGACCTTCTCGGCCGGATCGACGTGGCCTGGGACGACCTGCTCTTCACTGCATTCCACGACATTCTGGCTGGGACGAGCATACCGGCGGCCTGGAGGTCGGTGCGGGCGATGCAGGGGCGGGCCAGGATCGTCGGCGAGGAGGTGGCCGTGGAGGCCACGCGCCGGTGGGCCCGGCGCGCGCTGCCGCCGGTAAACCAGCAGCAGATCGTGGTCCTGAACCCGGACGAAGGGCCGTGGGAGGGCCTGGTCGAGCACGAGCCTTACCTGGACTTCGACGCCTGGGGGAACCGCTGGTTGAGCGATACCGGAGGAGGCCCTGTGGACTTCCAGCTCATCCAGCCCGAAGCCGGGGCGCACGTGGAGCGCATGATCTTCCCCGCCTCGATCCCGGCCCGCGGCCACGCCCAGATCCTGGTCCGCGACGACGAACCGCCAGCCCTCTGGAAACCCCTAACCGACCTCGAAGCCTCTCCCGACCACATCTCCAACGCCCACCTGCGGGCGGATCTAGACAACTCGGGCATACGAGCCTTGACGGTGGACGGACGAAACCCGCTCGGCGGGGGCGGCATGAGGCTGCACCTGCGCGAAGACCACACGGACACCTGGACCTTCCACACAAACCGCTTCGACGGGCCGGTATCGGGGGTCTTCGAGGGCGAGGGATGGGTCGTCGAGGAATCTGGCCCCTTGAGGGCCCGCGTCCGCCTCGACGGTACTCTGGGTGGGTCGCGGGTCCGCTGGACGCTCACCCTGCACCGCGACGACGCGCGGCTGCGGGTCGGGATCGAGGTCAACTTCAACGAGCGCTTCGAGCTACTGCAGATGCCGGTGCATCTCGCAGACCCGCCCGCACGCCGCACGGACGGCCTGGCCGGCGGGCAGGTGGACCGCGCCCCCGGACCGACGGAGTGGCCGGTGCAGGGATGGTCCAGGGTGGACGTGGCGGGCGGGCAACTCGCGCTCGTGACCGCCGACGCCTACAGCCTGAGCGGGGACGGCGACCTGTGGCAGTGGACTCTCTTGCGCAGCCCCAGGATGGCGTGGGGCGGCGGGGAGCCGCTCGTCTACGGCGGCCGCGACTGGCACACGGACCAGGGGCCGCACGCCTTCGAGTTCGTGCTCCTCACCGGGGAAAGCCTGGACGAGATCGCGCTGCGCGCCACGGCGCGCCAGCAGGCGCAGCCCCCGATCTTATTCGACCGGTACGAGGGCATGGACCGCCCGCCGTGGGGCAACAGCCCGCCACGTGGCCTGTGGCTCGAAGCGGAGGAGCGGGCCTTCGCCGACGGTAGACTTCCCGAACTGAAAGACAGCTTCGAGGCGGGCGCGGCAAGGCCCCTCTTCGAGAAGACCGAGCAAGATAGGGAAGGATGA
- a CDS encoding NAD-dependent epimerase/dehydratase family protein gives MNSLRVLLTGATGYIAGQLLPALREGHDLRLIDVRDTDGSGNRIEGIEILDLLSADEAELAPLFSGVDAVVHCGHSKPEGESPRAQYEGERRNLDMMQRVYQLSLDNGVRRVVAASTNQAAKWYENPYYAGLKDRVGPEDYPRPDSFYGWAKAAWEPLGFLYACGSLGRKLEVVQIRIVVPREIDASIFEDAPPERYVRELAGYISERDMQQLFLKSIETPNIEDEHGVPFHIFYGVSNNARRFWSITNARKVIGYEPQDDSEVRFADDIARLLHGKTGA, from the coding sequence ATGAACAGCTTGCGCGTACTCCTCACCGGCGCCACCGGTTACATCGCGGGTCAGCTCCTGCCGGCCTTGCGAGAAGGCCACGATCTGCGCCTGATCGACGTCCGGGATACCGATGGTTCGGGAAATAGGATCGAGGGCATCGAAATTCTCGACCTCCTCTCCGCGGACGAAGCGGAGCTCGCCCCCCTCTTCTCCGGCGTGGACGCGGTCGTTCACTGCGGCCACTCCAAGCCCGAGGGTGAGTCTCCCCGGGCCCAATACGAGGGCGAGCGGCGCAACCTGGACATGATGCAGCGCGTCTACCAGCTCTCCCTGGACAACGGCGTCCGGCGGGTGGTCGCCGCCAGCACCAACCAGGCCGCGAAGTGGTACGAAAATCCATACTACGCGGGCCTCAAGGACCGCGTGGGCCCGGAGGACTACCCGCGCCCCGATTCGTTCTACGGCTGGGCCAAGGCTGCCTGGGAGCCGCTCGGGTTCCTGTACGCCTGCGGCAGCCTGGGACGCAAGCTAGAAGTCGTCCAGATCCGGATAGTCGTCCCCCGCGAGATCGACGCGTCCATCTTCGAGGATGCGCCACCCGAACGCTACGTCCGCGAGCTGGCCGGCTACATAAGCGAGCGGGACATGCAGCAGCTCTTCCTCAAGTCCATCGAGACGCCTAACATAGAGGACGAGCACGGCGTCCCGTTCCACATCTTCTACGGCGTCTCGAACAACGCCCGCCGGTTCTGGAGCATAACCAACGCCCGCAAGGTCATCGGCTACGAGCCGCAAGACGACTCCGAGGTCCGCTTCGCGGACGACATCGCCCGCCTGCTACACGGCAAGACCGGCGCGTAG
- a CDS encoding DMT family transporter, with amino-acid sequence MLYCVLRLLEPKSRLSKKDLLPMAALGCFGVATAQTGFTFGVSLAGAASTGLIFATAPVWGLLLGSLLGLERPTTRNVLGVGLSVAGVAAIVSEGLGSGNTNLLGDGLVLMAAVCVGAYAVLSMPLLERHSPLAVATYPVLFGTPMLLLLSSPQLVGMRWGEVGVWPLLAVGYAAVFATAFAFAAWQRGISRVGANRVLVYQYLITLVGVTSGVVFFGETLGWNKIIGGAVILLGIYLARR; translated from the coding sequence CTGCTTTACTGCGTGCTGCGCCTCCTCGAGCCGAAGAGCCGGCTCTCGAAAAAGGATCTGCTGCCCATGGCCGCGCTCGGGTGCTTCGGGGTGGCGACCGCCCAGACCGGGTTCACCTTCGGGGTCAGCCTCGCCGGCGCGGCCAGCACGGGCCTGATCTTCGCCACGGCCCCCGTCTGGGGGCTCCTGCTCGGCTCCCTGCTCGGCCTCGAACGGCCGACGACGAGGAACGTCCTCGGCGTGGGCCTCTCCGTCGCCGGGGTCGCCGCCATCGTCTCGGAAGGGCTGGGATCGGGAAACACGAACCTTTTGGGCGACGGCCTCGTCCTGATGGCGGCGGTGTGCGTCGGGGCTTACGCCGTGCTCTCCATGCCGCTTCTGGAGCGCCACTCGCCGCTTGCGGTGGCAACGTACCCGGTACTCTTCGGAACCCCCATGCTCCTGCTGCTCTCGTCGCCGCAACTCGTCGGTATGAGATGGGGGGAAGTCGGGGTCTGGCCGCTTTTGGCCGTGGGTTACGCGGCCGTGTTCGCCACGGCCTTCGCCTTCGCCGCGTGGCAGAGGGGTATCAGCCGCGTCGGGGCCAACAGGGTTCTCGTCTACCAGTACCTCATCACCCTGGTCGGCGTCACCTCGGGGGTCGTCTTTTTCGGCGAGACGTTGGGATGGAACAAGATAATCGGCGGGGCCGTGATCCTGCTCGGGATCTACCTGGCCCGGCGTTAG
- a CDS encoding glycoside hydrolase family 99-like domain-containing protein: MDGPAQRPAEGSARGVSPRLLAFYLPQFHPTPENNAFWGEGYTEWANVVRARPLFPGHYQPRLPADLGFYDLRLPEVRQAQADLARAHGLHGFVYYHYWFDGRRLLERPFEEVLRTGEPDFPFCLCWANHRWTWKRDHSLEGRLQEMDYSEEDDREHIRYLLEAFQDERYIKVNGRPLFLIYWTASIPDPKRTFALWREEASKAGVAEPFICKVDSFGDFRDPAEFGCDASVEFWPHAVETMIQRVREPGEVYEKNQIFEYRQLVANHLERPWPDHKRFPCVVPHWDNTARWKATGARMIRNSTPELYGAWLEGVVRKTASAYDPEEQLVFVNAWNEWARAPTSSPTSNTVAPTSKRPGAP, from the coding sequence ATGGACGGACCGGCGCAGAGACCGGCGGAGGGATCGGCGCGCGGGGTCTCGCCGCGGCTGCTCGCCTTCTACTTGCCGCAGTTCCACCCGACCCCGGAGAACAACGCCTTCTGGGGCGAGGGCTACACGGAGTGGGCGAACGTCGTCCGCGCCAGGCCGCTGTTCCCCGGCCACTACCAGCCCCGCCTCCCGGCCGACCTCGGCTTCTACGACCTGAGGCTGCCCGAGGTGCGCCAGGCCCAGGCGGACCTGGCCCGGGCGCACGGCCTGCACGGCTTCGTCTACTACCACTACTGGTTCGACGGCCGGCGGCTGCTTGAGCGCCCGTTCGAGGAGGTCTTGAGGACCGGCGAGCCCGACTTTCCGTTCTGCCTGTGCTGGGCCAACCACCGCTGGACCTGGAAGCGGGACCACAGCCTGGAGGGCCGCCTCCAGGAGATGGACTACAGCGAGGAGGACGACAGGGAGCACATCCGCTACCTCCTCGAAGCGTTCCAGGACGAGCGGTACATAAAGGTAAACGGACGCCCCCTGTTCCTGATCTACTGGACCGCCTCCATCCCCGACCCGAAGCGGACCTTCGCGTTGTGGCGGGAGGAGGCGAGCAAGGCCGGGGTGGCCGAGCCCTTCATCTGCAAGGTCGATTCCTTCGGGGACTTCAGGGACCCGGCCGAGTTCGGCTGCGACGCGTCGGTGGAGTTCTGGCCGCACGCGGTGGAGACCATGATCCAGCGCGTCAGGGAGCCCGGCGAGGTCTACGAGAAGAACCAGATCTTCGAGTACCGCCAGCTCGTCGCGAACCACCTCGAACGCCCATGGCCCGACCACAAACGGTTCCCCTGCGTCGTACCCCACTGGGACAACACGGCCCGCTGGAAGGCGACCGGGGCCCGCATGATCCGTAACTCCACCCCCGAGCTCTACGGGGCCTGGCTCGAAGGCGTGGTCCGCAAGACCGCCTCCGCCTACGACCCCGAAGAGCAGCTGGTCTTCGTCAACGCCTGGAACGAGTGGGCGAGGGCACCTACCTCGAGCCCGACCTCGAACACGGTCGCGCCTACCTCGAAGCGACCAGGAGCGCCCTGA